One genomic region from Candidatus Poribacteria bacterium encodes:
- a CDS encoding WD40 repeat domain-containing protein has protein sequence MQKTLVLILAIGLTISVIPQNSIAQDPQDLHLWGLPEGAKARFGRSKITGDIASSSDGKRLAVPCSIGIWIYDTETDKPLNLLTRYTSGVSSERRVQDRKFLWILTEHIDGVLSVAFSPDDTLLASTNYDKTVRVWDVRTGTEFWAMQAHKDKPTDVAFSPDGRLLASASNDKTICLWEVSTGKHLRTLKGHRNGVTSVAFSPDGKTLASSSWDGTVLLWDLAVDTMD, from the coding sequence ATGCAAAAAACATTAGTATTGATTTTAGCGATTGGATTAACAATATCTGTTATCCCTCAAAATAGCATAGCACAAGACCCACAGGATTTGCATTTGTGGGGTTTACCTGAAGGCGCGAAAGCGCGGTTTGGTAGAAGCAAAATAACAGGAGATATCGCGAGTTCCAGTGACGGAAAACGTTTGGCGGTGCCGTGTAGCATCGGTATTTGGATATATGACACAGAGACCGACAAACCACTCAACCTACTAACAAGGTATACCAGTGGAGTTTCGAGTGAGCGGCGTGTTCAAGATAGAAAGTTTCTTTGGATACTGACAGAGCATATAGATGGCGTTTTGAGCGTAGCGTTCAGTCCGGACGATACCTTGTTGGCAAGTACAAACTACGATAAAACCGTCCGTGTATGGGATGTCCGCACCGGCACTGAATTTTGGGCGATGCAAGCACATAAGGATAAACCCACAGACGTAGCGTTTAGTCCGGATGGAAGGCTGCTGGCGAGTGCAAGTAATGACAAAACCATCTGTTTGTGGGAGGTAAGCACTGGCAAACATCTACGCACACTAAAAGGGCATCGGAATGGCGTTACGAGCGTCGCGTTCAGTCCAGATGGCAAAACGCTGGCGAGTAGCAGTTGGGATGGTACCGTGTTGTTATGGGACCTCGCGGTTGATACTATGGATTAG